The Halostagnicola kamekurae sequence GGGTCCGGGTGTCGTGGGTGCTGTCGAGTTCACTTTTGGGCGTTTTCGTAGGCCTCGCCGACGTTGGCGATCACCCGGTGTACTGGGAGGGAGAGACCGATCTGGTTAGCAACGATTGCAAGCGGCATCGCCGCGATACCGACGACGATACACAGTTGGTACATTGCGAACAGCAGCGCGTTGTGTGCGCGGGATTTCATCAGCGTTCATCGTCGCTCAGTTCGAGGGAGTATATAACTCTTCGTGTCTCTCGCCGCACTCTCACGATCGTCTCGAGAGCCAGCCTCGACGCCGTACTGCGATCCAAGTTAACTTGCACGGGGAGCAACTGAAGGCGGATTCGTTGACGAACTACGCCGATGATGACTGGAATCGATCCGGGCGATTCTCATAAGTTATGCCCATCATCTGGCTCTCGTGCGCGCTCGCCGACAGGGCGCGGGACGAATCGCAAGAGAAGAAACCCCCCACCACGTTGAACGTGTATGAGCAACTATCTCGTCGCGATGGAGGCCGCGTGGCTCGTTCGAGACGTCGACCAGGTCGACGACGCAATTGGCGTCGCGGTAAGCGAAGCAGGGAAGCGACTCAACCAGGAGAATATGGAGTACGTCGAGGTCGAAGTCGGCGCGACTGGCTGTCCCGCCTGCGGCGAACCCTTCGACTCCGCGTTTATCGCGGCCGATACCGCGCTCGTCGGCCTTGCCCTCGAGATGGACGTCTTCAACGCGGACGGGGAGGAACACGCCTCGCGGATCGCAAAGAGCGAGGTCGGCGGCGCGCTTCGAGACGTCCC is a genomic window containing:
- a CDS encoding DUF555 domain-containing protein is translated as MSNYLVAMEAAWLVRDVDQVDDAIGVAVSEAGKRLNQENMEYVEVEVGATGCPACGEPFDSAFIAADTALVGLALEMDVFNADGEEHASRIAKSEVGGALRDVPLSVVEVFETEADEDE